The Miscanthus floridulus cultivar M001 chromosome 17, ASM1932011v1, whole genome shotgun sequence genome has a window encoding:
- the LOC136515176 gene encoding uncharacterized protein, which produces MVVHSRWDSLKDVKSKKRKNATTTILNPNFWKDVKLTLAVFEPLFKVLRLVDGDVKPSMGFVYGELLKAKRQVKEALGNNESRFKDVIAVVDKKMAGRLDSPLHLTAYLLNPHYSYADPSIFDAPKMTEGFISCVETFYYHDEDMQDRAANIELQKYQNREGPFSKKLARTFENFNYNPASWWRLYGTETPALQKMAPKILSLTASSSGCERTWNGFDGVHTKKRNRLTTYRLNKLVYIQFNNRLINKRAKIKSKKITDVLLSSDTTEAQGFFQENGDDCALVVFRDEEDEEELMEGTGIPWSVLGDAVGAEEQLELHRSERVRKLYEEEFEFEEEFDEDEDDYVMDEPY; this is translated from the exons ATGGTGGTGCATAGTAGGTGGGActcattgaaggatgtgaaatcaaAGAAGAGAAAAAATGCCACAACAACTATATTGAATCCAAACTTTTGGAAGGATGTGAAGTTGACATTGGCTGTTTTTGAGCCATTGTTCAAAGTTCTCCGTTTGGTTGATGGAGATGTGAAACCGTCCATGGGTTTTGTATATGGAGAACTATTAAAGGCAAAGAGACAGGTCAAAGAGGCCCTTGGCAATAATGAGTCCCGTTTCAAGGATGTTATTGCTGTTGTTGACAAGAAAATGGCTGGAAGACTTGATTCTCCATTGCATTTGACAGCTTATTTGCTGAATCCACACTACAGTTATGCTGACCCTTCAATCTTTGATGCTCCCAAAATGACAGAAGGATTTATCAGTTGTGTGGAGACTTTTTATTATCATGATGAAGACATGCAAGACCGAGCTGCCAACATTGAACTCCAGAAGTATCAGAATAGAGAAGGACCATTTAGCAAGAAGCTAGCAAGGACTTTTGAAAATTTTAATTATAATCCAG CATCATGGTGGCGGCTTTATGGAACTGAAACACCAGCTCTACAGAAGATGGCTCCCAAGATCCTATctttaacagcaagttcttctggTTGTGAAAGAACTTGGAATGGGTTTGATGGG GTGCACACTAAGAAGAGAAATAGGCTTACTACATACCGCCTCAACAAGTTGGTCTACATTCAATTCAACAACAGGCTGATTAATAAGAGAGCAAAGATCAAGTCAAAGAAAATTACTGATGTTCTCTTGTCTAGTGATACAACTGAAGCTCAAGGTTTCTTCCAAGAGAATGGAGATGATTGTGCATTAGTTGTCTTTAGagatgaggaagatgaggaaGAACTCATGGAAGGTACAGGGATACCTTGGTCTGTGCTTGGAGATGCAGTGGGAGCAGAAGAACAACTAGAGCTGCATAGAAGTGAAAGGGTGAGAAAGCTCTATGAAGAAGAGTTTGAGTTCGAAGAAGAgtttgatgaagatgaggatgactaTGTGATGGATGAACCCTACTGA